A window of the Janthinobacterium agaricidamnosum NBRC 102515 = DSM 9628 genome harbors these coding sequences:
- a CDS encoding ATP-binding protein: MSLRLRLLLLIGISMSLLWGAVALWMLRSLDAEVHRTLDQRLAMSAQMVAGLMSQNRAAWQSSDGQGHAPAARMPAMAKSIDCQITSMRGEVIARTPGAPLEAVAALEPGYSERDIRGERWRSYTFEENGLRVTTADRLAERELLLYNTAKAAAVPFIVATIGSLIVLWFGLKNGLLPLERLRQALERRAPDALTPLDAGAMPRDLLPLVTTLNQLLERINVAIRRERRFTSDAAHELRTPLTAIKTHLQVMRITRGGDAAQALDYAEEGVARLQRTLGQLLTLSQIEGPFSWDDGNLAAADQVARLAIRDASTHDAGRIVLHGDTAPAALALPQALAVTALRNLLDNALRHGPSDRAVSLTLQAGGDACTFVVRDHGPGMGARELELAAQRFWRHGGGQGSGLGLSIVAAITERFGGTLVLSQHPDGGLEASLALPRMQGESI; this comes from the coding sequence ATGAGCTTGCGCCTGCGGCTGCTGCTGCTGATCGGCATTTCAATGAGCTTGCTGTGGGGCGCGGTGGCGCTGTGGATGCTGCGCAGCCTCGACGCCGAAGTGCACCGCACGCTGGACCAGCGGCTGGCGATGTCGGCGCAAATGGTGGCCGGCCTGATGTCGCAAAATCGCGCCGCGTGGCAAAGCTCCGACGGCCAGGGCCATGCGCCGGCAGCCAGGATGCCGGCCATGGCCAAAAGCATCGATTGCCAGATCACCTCGATGCGCGGCGAAGTGATCGCCCGCACCCCCGGCGCGCCGCTGGAAGCGGTGGCGGCGCTGGAACCGGGTTATTCCGAGCGCGACATCAGGGGCGAACGCTGGCGCAGCTACACCTTTGAAGAAAACGGCTTGCGGGTGACCACCGCCGACCGGCTGGCCGAACGCGAACTACTGCTGTACAACACCGCCAAGGCCGCCGCCGTGCCCTTCATCGTCGCCACCATCGGCAGCCTGATCGTGCTGTGGTTCGGCCTCAAGAATGGCTTGCTGCCGCTGGAGCGGCTGCGCCAGGCGCTGGAGCGGCGCGCGCCGGACGCCTTGACGCCGCTGGACGCCGGCGCCATGCCGCGCGACCTGCTGCCGCTGGTGACTACCCTGAACCAGCTGCTGGAGCGCATCAACGTCGCGATCCGGCGCGAACGCCGCTTCACCAGCGACGCCGCGCATGAATTGCGCACGCCGCTGACCGCCATCAAGACCCACTTGCAAGTGATGCGCATCACCCGCGGCGGCGATGCGGCGCAGGCGCTGGATTACGCCGAAGAAGGCGTGGCCCGGCTGCAGCGCACGCTGGGCCAGTTGCTGACGCTGTCGCAAATCGAAGGACCGTTTTCTTGGGACGACGGCAACCTGGCCGCAGCGGACCAGGTGGCGCGGCTGGCGATACGCGACGCCAGCACCCATGACGCCGGACGCATCGTGCTGCATGGCGATACGGCGCCGGCCGCACTGGCCCTGCCCCAGGCACTGGCGGTGACCGCGCTGCGCAACCTGCTCGACAACGCGCTGCGCCATGGGCCGTCGGATCGGGCCGTCAGCCTGACATTGCAGGCTGGCGGCGATGCCTGCACATTCGTGGTGCGCGACCATGGCCCGGGCATGGGCGCCAGGGAACTGGAACTGGCGGCGCAGCGCTTCTGGCGCCACGGCGGCGGCCAGGGCAGCGGACTGGGCTTGTCGATCGTCGCCGCGATCACCGAACGCTTCGGCGGCACGCTGGTATTAAGCCAGCATCCGGACGGCGGACTGGAGGCGAGTCTGGCGCTGCCGAGGATGCAGGGTGAGTCGATATGA
- a CDS encoding S1 family peptidase, with the protein MTFSRQIIKNTDHASLCSIFIRTICSTPNGDFSCGMATGFHYRDILNRTWLITNWHVLTGRRPDDPGFLLTNIPQSPYRIEVSYPGSTAGTFMPPVMLDLYQNGKPIWRQVGLELGIDLAGIPIELPDGATAPCVQDFTERDTDPLQPGIDVIIVGFPLEHSIDMPFPVWKRAMIASEPAYPVFGQIQTLLDTPGTPGMSGSPVYRISPGASVSRSQYEKIKEFKKDGKIDLDFFEKFDFTRIQSCLVLNLVGVYAGSTGKPGLDRLSLGRMILASNIDLMIMKGKPGINPFPPKYHQY; encoded by the coding sequence ATGACATTTTCTCGGCAGATAATTAAAAACACCGACCACGCATCATTATGTTCTATTTTTATTCGAACAATATGTTCTACTCCAAACGGTGATTTTTCTTGCGGAATGGCAACGGGATTTCATTATCGGGACATTCTTAATCGAACATGGTTAATTACCAATTGGCATGTCCTTACTGGTCGCCGTCCAGACGATCCTGGTTTTTTACTTACAAATATACCTCAAAGTCCTTACAGAATAGAAGTATCTTATCCTGGATCAACAGCTGGTACTTTTATGCCACCTGTAATGCTCGATTTATATCAAAATGGAAAACCTATCTGGCGTCAGGTTGGTTTAGAATTAGGCATTGACTTAGCCGGTATACCAATTGAATTACCAGATGGTGCTACTGCACCTTGTGTACAAGACTTTACAGAACGTGATACGGATCCACTTCAGCCAGGAATAGATGTAATTATTGTTGGCTTCCCATTAGAACATAGTATCGATATGCCTTTTCCTGTCTGGAAACGTGCAATGATTGCGTCGGAACCAGCATATCCTGTTTTTGGTCAAATTCAGACACTTCTTGATACTCCGGGAACTCCAGGAATGTCTGGATCCCCTGTCTATCGCATTTCCCCTGGCGCCTCGGTATCGAGATCTCAATATGAAAAAATTAAAGAATTCAAAAAAGATGGAAAGATTGATTTAGATTTTTTTGAGAAATTTGACTTTACCAGGATCCAATCATGTCTAGTACTCAATTTAGTTGGAGTTTATGCTGGCTCCACCGGAAAACCCGGATTGGATCGTTTATCTCTGGGGAGAATGATATTAGCATCAAACATTGACCTTATGATTATGAAGGGAAAACCTGGCATAAATCCATTCCCACCTAAATACCATCAATACTAG
- a CDS encoding LysR family transcriptional regulator yields the protein MDKARTVSLFIAVVRARSFSRAASEAGLTPQAVSKAVRQLETYLGVRLLHRTTRSLSPTDDGLRLFELANPGLRLLDEALDQVQTSRQEAEGLIRIAAPSSMANRQLVPLIRDFQRIYPGAVFDVLLEDHFTDLVEAKIDIGFRAGNPPERNLVARKLSDLPLLVCAAPAYLKQFGAPANAAELTLHRCTGFRQPNSGRMVPWELHIDGGTVYQDVSAVCSFNNVEAEVAAVLAGVGIGQLALYLIADELAQGRLVAILPQLATANGGLYMYYPQRTQMPLRVRNFIDFVSQAAPGVFPQLD from the coding sequence ATGGATAAAGCCCGTACCGTCAGCCTGTTCATCGCTGTTGTCAGGGCGCGCAGTTTCAGCCGCGCCGCCAGTGAAGCCGGCTTGACGCCGCAAGCCGTCAGCAAGGCGGTGCGCCAGCTGGAAACCTATCTCGGCGTGCGGCTGTTGCACCGGACCACGCGCAGCCTGAGTCCGACCGATGATGGTTTAAGATTGTTCGAGCTGGCCAATCCCGGCCTGCGGCTGCTCGACGAAGCGCTGGACCAGGTGCAGACCAGCCGCCAGGAGGCGGAAGGATTGATCCGCATCGCCGCGCCCAGTTCGATGGCGAACCGGCAACTGGTGCCGCTGATCCGCGATTTCCAGCGCATCTATCCCGGCGCGGTATTCGATGTGCTGCTGGAGGATCATTTCACCGACCTGGTCGAGGCGAAAATCGACATCGGTTTCCGCGCCGGCAATCCGCCCGAGCGCAACCTGGTGGCGCGCAAATTGAGCGACTTGCCGCTGCTGGTATGCGCCGCGCCGGCTTATCTGAAGCAGTTCGGCGCGCCGGCCAATGCCGCCGAACTGACGCTGCACCGCTGCACCGGTTTCCGCCAGCCGAACTCGGGACGGATGGTGCCGTGGGAACTGCATATCGACGGCGGCACGGTGTACCAGGATGTCAGCGCGGTGTGCAGCTTCAATAATGTGGAGGCGGAAGTGGCGGCGGTGCTGGCCGGTGTCGGCATCGGCCAGCTGGCGCTGTACCTGATCGCCGACGAACTGGCGCAGGGCAGGCTGGTCGCTATCCTGCCGCAACTGGCCACCGCCAATGGCGGCCTGTACATGTATTACCCGCAGCGCACCCAGATGCCGCTGCGAGTGCGCAATTTCATCGATTTTGTCAGCCAGGCCGCGCCGGGCGTGTTCCCGCAACTGGACTGA
- a CDS encoding response regulator — translation MRVLLVEDDELIAHGILAGLRAHGLTADGVRTASQADSALATQRWDVLILDLGLPDEDGMVLLQRWRAAGMALPVLILSARDAVENRVAGLRAGADDYLLKPFDLDELVARLHALLRRAAGRCIDIIERGPLRLDPASGQAWLHGATVLLSRRELGLLEALLQARGRILSADQLKDKLYHFSEEIESNALNVHIHHLRRKLGAELIETVRGLGYRIAVEQP, via the coding sequence ATGCGGGTACTGCTGGTCGAAGACGATGAATTGATAGCCCACGGCATTCTGGCGGGCTTGCGCGCGCACGGCTTGACCGCCGATGGCGTGCGCACCGCCTCGCAAGCCGACAGCGCGCTGGCCACCCAGCGCTGGGACGTGCTGATACTCGACCTGGGCTTGCCGGACGAAGACGGCATGGTCTTGCTGCAGCGCTGGCGCGCGGCCGGCATGGCGTTGCCGGTACTGATCCTGAGCGCGCGCGACGCGGTCGAAAACCGGGTCGCCGGCTTGCGCGCCGGCGCCGACGACTACCTGCTGAAACCGTTCGACCTGGATGAACTGGTGGCCCGGCTGCATGCGCTGCTGCGCCGCGCCGCCGGGCGCTGCATCGATATCATCGAACGCGGCCCGCTGCGCCTCGATCCGGCCAGCGGCCAGGCCTGGCTGCATGGCGCGACGGTGCTGCTGTCGCGCCGCGAACTGGGCTTGCTGGAAGCGCTGCTGCAGGCGCGCGGCCGCATCCTCAGCGCCGATCAATTGAAGGATAAGCTGTATCACTTCAGCGAAGAAATCGAAAGCAATGCCTTGAACGTGCACATCCACCACTTGCGGCGCAAGCTGGGCGCCGAGCTGATCGAAACCGTGCGCGGCCTCGGCTACCGCATCGCCGTGGAGCAGCCATGA
- a CDS encoding DUF2325 domain-containing protein has protein sequence MNSPADTPDRIAQEYGMLIKEYGRVQSRCSSMLAQQAADIASLQADNMRLRAQLIVRDSQLAYARQDMAELKAAIPGLPARQTLARRVEWLSERVQDLMRELLHHEWFARTSAGAASQPAGVPADLREKSVLCIGQDESGAGLAQQAIEDAGGRFLHHAGGHGGDDAALEASLVEADLVICQTGCVSHDAYWRVQDHCKRTGKQCVLVEQPQAMHFVRSLDVFNTSI, from the coding sequence ATGAATAGTCCCGCCGACACCCCGGACCGCATCGCCCAGGAATACGGCATGCTGATCAAGGAATACGGCCGCGTGCAAAGCCGCTGCAGCAGTATGCTGGCGCAGCAGGCCGCCGACATCGCGTCGCTGCAGGCCGACAATATGCGCCTGCGCGCGCAACTCATCGTGCGCGACTCGCAATTGGCGTATGCGCGGCAAGACATGGCGGAGTTGAAGGCGGCGATCCCCGGCTTGCCGGCGCGGCAGACGCTGGCGCGGCGGGTCGAATGGCTGAGCGAGCGGGTGCAGGATTTGATGCGCGAACTGCTGCACCATGAATGGTTCGCCAGGACCTCGGCCGGCGCCGCGTCGCAGCCGGCCGGGGTGCCGGCCGACCTGCGCGAAAAATCCGTGTTGTGCATCGGCCAGGACGAGTCGGGCGCCGGCCTGGCGCAGCAGGCGATCGAAGATGCGGGCGGACGCTTCCTGCACCATGCGGGCGGCCATGGCGGCGACGATGCGGCGCTGGAAGCGAGCCTGGTCGAAGCCGACCTGGTGATTTGCCAGACCGGCTGCGTCAGCCACGATGCGTATTGGCGGGTGCAGGATCATTGCAAACGCACGGGTAAACAGTGCGTGCTGGTGGAGCAGCCGCAGGCGATGCATTTTGTGCGCAGCCTGGACGTGTTTAATACCTCAATCTAA
- a CDS encoding DUF748 domain-containing protein, which yields MATTAAKIEKIPVKKIRWKRWAAGGAVVLAGYSAVGFWLLPQLVKSQLPKFAKTELERQASIAELRFNPFNLRLEARDFRLAEANGAPLFSVGTLALQLEWRSIVRRAWSFADIRVSAPKAHLAIAPDGTFNLAEFIATLQRRPHDDKDSGLPRLVIGHFALEQGKVDLQDRRAGYADTFTPIDFTLDKLSTLPDQNGSYTFSADAARGGKLYWRGTASVNPIRGSGELILKNASLPGLAAYLKSYTKAEVSGGQLSATLPYRFSYADGKLQASLAGAGLSLSELALVHKDGQGKSADPFATLKLFEVRDVAADLVRRQATVGGVRLDGGSIRMRRDANGELDLANLMAAPTAAVPAADVKPAAAGNWKVQVRQVSLDRLAVRAIDETLRPALQVGADDLHLALKLDAEQAAAGLKLTVADAAFSLAGLTLERAGQTPFKLAHAGFDGGAVDLAGRRASVQRLYADGGQIDLARDARGRFALLDHLPKAGPAKARAAPEETVAAPWSFAAASVEVNRFGARFDDAASGIKGNLHDFNLKVAGAGSDLKQPLKFDLGVGLREGGQLAAQGKVVPATGALDTELTLKQLALAPVQPLLANYLKLKIAGGSISAHGRLTTGNGTAKSARLRYAGALDIAGLVLNELNGERFASWKSVRADKLHVSVAPDLLDIPELRIVEPNAKLMIENDRSLNAQRLLVRQPAPAEAAQPESRAEPQAADSSFPVRVRRVRVQNAKLDFSDLSLRPQFGAKIYELNGVVTGLSSQRDTRSQIELDGRIDDFGMARIRGQLNPFAPSDNTDLNVVFKNVDMVSASPYSMKFAGYKIAEGKISLDLQYKVRNRQLDGSNQIVLDKLTLGERIDSPDALKLPLELALAILKDADGRIDLGLPVSGDMNDPKFSYGAVIWKAIGNVLTRIVTSPFRALGSLLGISADKLESIDFDAGSAVLLPPEREKLKQVAQILARRAQLKLAVPQQYSDSDAAALREAALRRAVATRAGIKLEAGEQPGPLSLGERKVRGALRELYAERFGAAELDKQKTAAEAAATVPAADSAAGQKKLPVWQRLGKMIQGEPQVADAGAFYGKLRERLEQSQPLPADALNKLGAQRAGAILAALREAGVDPASTGAGKAEKIGAETGKQVQLKLGLASK from the coding sequence GTGGCAACAACGGCAGCAAAAATCGAGAAAATACCAGTTAAAAAAATCCGCTGGAAACGCTGGGCGGCCGGCGGCGCCGTTGTGCTGGCCGGCTATTCCGCAGTCGGCTTCTGGCTGCTGCCGCAGCTGGTCAAGAGTCAGCTGCCGAAGTTCGCCAAGACCGAACTGGAACGCCAGGCGAGCATCGCCGAGCTACGTTTCAACCCGTTTAATTTGCGGCTGGAAGCGCGGGATTTCCGGCTGGCCGAAGCCAATGGCGCGCCGCTGTTCTCGGTCGGCACGCTGGCGCTGCAACTGGAATGGCGATCCATCGTGCGGCGCGCATGGAGCTTTGCCGATATCCGCGTCAGCGCGCCCAAGGCCCATCTGGCGATCGCGCCGGACGGTACTTTTAATCTGGCCGAATTCATCGCCACGCTGCAGCGCCGCCCGCATGACGACAAGGATAGCGGCTTGCCGCGGCTGGTGATCGGCCATTTTGCGCTGGAGCAGGGCAAGGTCGACTTGCAAGACCGGCGCGCCGGTTACGCCGACACGTTTACGCCGATCGATTTCACGCTCGACAAGCTGAGCACGCTGCCCGACCAGAATGGCAGCTACACCTTCAGCGCCGATGCGGCGCGCGGCGGCAAGCTGTATTGGCGCGGCACCGCGTCGGTCAATCCGATCCGCGGCAGCGGCGAACTGATCTTGAAGAACGCTTCGCTGCCGGGGCTGGCCGCTTACCTGAAGTCCTATACCAAGGCGGAAGTCAGCGGCGGCCAGCTGTCCGCCACACTGCCTTACCGGTTTTCCTATGCCGACGGCAAGCTGCAAGCCAGCCTGGCCGGCGCCGGTTTGAGCTTGTCCGAACTGGCGCTGGTGCACAAGGATGGCCAAGGTAAGTCAGCCGATCCGTTCGCCACGCTCAAGCTGTTCGAGGTCCGCGACGTGGCCGCCGACCTGGTGCGCCGCCAGGCGACAGTGGGCGGCGTGCGGCTCGACGGCGGCAGCATCCGCATGCGGCGCGACGCCAATGGCGAACTGGACTTGGCCAATTTGATGGCGGCGCCAACGGCTGCCGTCCCTGCCGCCGACGTCAAGCCGGCCGCCGCCGGCAACTGGAAAGTGCAAGTCAGGCAAGTGTCGCTGGACCGGCTGGCCGTGCGCGCCATCGATGAAACGCTGCGTCCGGCGCTGCAGGTCGGCGCCGACGACCTGCACCTGGCGTTGAAGCTGGACGCCGAGCAGGCCGCCGCGGGTCTCAAGTTGACAGTCGCCGACGCCGCTTTTTCGCTGGCCGGCCTGACACTGGAGCGCGCTGGACAAACGCCGTTCAAGCTGGCGCATGCGGGCTTTGACGGCGGCGCAGTCGACCTGGCCGGACGCCGCGCCAGCGTCCAGCGCCTGTATGCCGATGGCGGACAAATCGACCTGGCGCGCGACGCCAGGGGCCGGTTCGCCTTGCTGGACCATTTGCCGAAAGCCGGCCCGGCCAAAGCCAGGGCCGCGCCCGAAGAAACAGTCGCTGCGCCCTGGTCGTTTGCCGCCGCCAGCGTCGAAGTGAACCGGTTCGGCGCCCGTTTCGACGATGCCGCCAGCGGCATCAAGGGCAATCTGCACGACTTCAACTTGAAAGTGGCCGGCGCCGGCAGCGACTTGAAGCAGCCGTTGAAGTTCGACCTTGGCGTCGGCTTGCGCGAAGGCGGCCAATTGGCGGCGCAAGGCAAGGTGGTGCCGGCCACTGGCGCGCTCGATACCGAACTGACCCTGAAACAGCTGGCGCTGGCCCCGGTACAGCCTTTGCTGGCCAACTATTTAAAATTGAAAATCGCCGGCGGCAGCATCTCGGCGCATGGCCGGCTGACCACCGGCAACGGCACGGCGAAAAGCGCCAGGCTGCGTTATGCGGGTGCGCTCGATATCGCCGGGCTGGTCCTGAATGAGCTCAATGGCGAGCGCTTCGCGTCGTGGAAAAGCGTGCGCGCCGATAAATTGCATGTCAGCGTAGCGCCCGACTTGCTGGATATCCCGGAATTGCGCATCGTCGAGCCGAACGCCAAGCTGATGATCGAAAACGACCGCAGCCTGAATGCGCAGCGGCTGCTGGTGCGCCAGCCTGCGCCGGCCGAGGCGGCGCAGCCGGAGTCCAGGGCCGAGCCGCAGGCGGCCGACAGTTCCTTCCCGGTGCGGGTGCGGCGGGTGCGCGTGCAGAACGCCAAGCTCGATTTTTCGGACCTGAGCCTGCGGCCGCAATTCGGCGCCAAGATCTATGAATTGAACGGCGTGGTGACCGGCCTGTCGTCGCAGCGCGATACGCGCAGCCAGATCGAACTCGATGGCCGCATCGATGATTTCGGCATGGCGCGCATCCGTGGCCAGTTGAATCCGTTCGCGCCGAGCGACAATACCGACTTGAACGTGGTGTTCAAGAACGTCGACATGGTGTCGGCGTCGCCGTACAGCATGAAGTTCGCCGGCTACAAGATCGCCGAAGGAAAAATCTCGCTCGACCTGCAATACAAGGTGCGCAACCGCCAGCTCGACGGCAGCAACCAGATCGTGCTCGACAAGCTGACGCTGGGCGAACGCATCGACAGCCCGGATGCGCTGAAACTGCCGCTGGAACTGGCGCTGGCGATATTAAAGGATGCGGATGGCCGCATCGACCTGGGCTTGCCGGTGTCGGGCGACATGAACGATCCGAAGTTCAGCTATGGCGCGGTGATCTGGAAAGCCATCGGCAATGTGCTGACCAGGATCGTCACGTCGCCATTCCGCGCATTGGGCAGCTTGCTGGGCATCAGCGCCGACAAGTTGGAATCGATCGATTTCGACGCCGGCAGCGCCGTGCTGCTGCCGCCGGAACGGGAAAAGCTGAAACAGGTGGCGCAGATCCTCGCCAGGCGCGCGCAACTGAAACTGGCGGTGCCGCAACAGTACAGCGACAGCGACGCCGCAGCGCTGCGCGAAGCGGCGCTGCGGCGCGCGGTCGCCACGCGTGCCGGCATCAAGCTGGAGGCGGGCGAACAACCGGGCCCGTTGAGCCTGGGCGAGCGCAAGGTACGGGGCGCCTTGCGCGAGCTGTACGCCGAACGGTTTGGCGCGGCCGAACTGGATAAACAGAAGACAGCGGCAGAGGCCGCTGCCACCGTACCGGCCGCCGACAGCGCCGCCGGGCAAAAGAAACTGCCGGTCTGGCAGCGGCTCGGCAAGATGATCCAGGGCGAACCGCAGGTGGCCGATGCCGGCGCTTTTTATGGCAAGCTGCGCGAACGGCTGGAGCAAAGCCAGCCGCTGCCGGCCGATGCGCTGAACAAGCTGGGTGCGCAGCGGGCCGGCGCGATCCTCGCCGCGCTGCGGGAAGCCGGCGTCGATCCGGCCAGCACCGGTGCCGGCAAGGCCGAGAAAATCGGCGCCGAGACCGGCAAGCAGGTGCAATTGAAGCTGGGCCTGGCGTCGAAATGA
- a CDS encoding TlpA disulfide reductase family protein — translation MQFGPLVLSITQIMLIAAILAAYGVSHLAARRQKAASLGNFLSNMLIAAFVAARLAFVLTWHEQYLAAPWTIVNIRDGGFTPWAGILVALLMAAWQARRHAGQRKPLLLSLGAGALTWLVLFNLLPLMKSEAATLPPLPLLALDGSAQGLVKLANGKPMVVNLWATWCPPCRREMPVLSAAQQRQSGVTFVFANQGEDPGTVQRFIEASQLVLSNVMLDLGGGLGKAARSRGLPTTLFYDAGGHLVDVHLGELSSASLADKLQKIQGSAP, via the coding sequence ATGCAATTCGGTCCTCTGGTCTTGTCGATCACCCAGATCATGCTGATCGCCGCCATCCTGGCGGCCTACGGCGTGAGCCACTTGGCCGCGCGGCGCCAGAAAGCCGCCAGTCTGGGTAATTTTTTATCGAATATGCTGATCGCCGCCTTTGTCGCGGCACGGCTGGCGTTCGTGCTGACCTGGCATGAGCAATACCTGGCCGCACCCTGGACCATCGTCAATATACGCGATGGCGGCTTTACGCCATGGGCCGGCATCCTGGTCGCGCTGCTGATGGCCGCGTGGCAGGCCCGGCGCCATGCCGGACAGCGCAAGCCGCTGCTGCTGTCGCTCGGCGCCGGCGCGCTGACATGGCTGGTGTTGTTCAACCTCTTGCCGCTGATGAAAAGCGAAGCGGCGACGCTGCCGCCGCTGCCATTGCTGGCGCTCGATGGCAGTGCCCAAGGGCTGGTCAAGCTGGCGAACGGCAAGCCGATGGTGGTCAATCTGTGGGCCACCTGGTGTCCGCCATGCCGGCGCGAGATGCCGGTGCTGTCGGCCGCGCAGCAACGGCAAAGCGGCGTCACCTTCGTGTTCGCCAACCAGGGCGAGGACCCGGGGACGGTGCAGCGCTTCATCGAGGCCAGCCAGCTGGTTTTGTCGAATGTGATGCTCGACCTGGGCGGCGGCCTCGGCAAGGCGGCCCGCTCGCGGGGCTTGCCGACCACCTTGTTCTACGACGCCGGCGGCCATCTGGTCGACGTGCACCTGGGCGAATTGTCATCCGCGTCGCTGGCCGATAAACTGCAAAAAATCCAGGGCTCCGCCCCGTAA
- the dsbG gene encoding thiol:disulfide interchange protein DsbG, producing MSKLTILLAPALCAIFGNAVAAPAGNWPAPVKAIEAQGVEIVGRFDAPGGLQGYAAMVQQRPLAIYLTADGKQAIVGTMIDAKGANLSEAPLQKLVSKPMADKTWSLLEKSAWIADGSKEAKQVVYAFTDPNCPYCNKFWNNARPWVKAGKVQIRHVMVGVIRDTSPGKAAALLASKDPQAALAQHELNNASGGIQPLDSIAPAQRAQLDGNQKIMQQLGFSGTPAILYKDASGNLQTLRGVPPPEVMEAMMEPKK from the coding sequence ATGTCCAAATTAACCATCTTGCTGGCGCCGGCCTTGTGCGCGATTTTTGGCAACGCAGTGGCGGCGCCGGCGGGCAACTGGCCGGCGCCGGTCAAGGCGATCGAAGCGCAAGGCGTTGAAATAGTAGGGCGTTTCGATGCGCCGGGCGGCTTGCAGGGCTACGCCGCCATGGTCCAGCAAAGACCGTTGGCGATCTACCTGACCGCCGACGGCAAGCAGGCCATCGTCGGCACCATGATCGACGCCAAGGGCGCCAACCTGAGCGAAGCGCCGTTGCAAAAACTGGTCAGCAAGCCGATGGCGGATAAAACCTGGAGCTTGCTGGAAAAGAGCGCCTGGATCGCCGACGGCAGCAAGGAAGCCAAACAGGTGGTGTACGCGTTCACCGATCCGAACTGCCCTTATTGCAATAAATTCTGGAACAACGCGCGGCCGTGGGTCAAGGCGGGCAAGGTGCAGATACGCCACGTCATGGTCGGCGTCATCCGCGACACCAGCCCCGGCAAGGCAGCCGCGCTGCTGGCGTCGAAAGACCCGCAGGCGGCGCTGGCCCAGCATGAATTGAACAACGCCAGCGGCGGCATCCAGCCGCTCGACAGCATCGCGCCGGCGCAGCGCGCGCAACTGGACGGCAACCAGAAAATCATGCAGCAGCTGGGCTTTTCCGGGACTCCGGCGATCCTCTACAAGGATGCCAGCGGCAATTTGCAGACGCTGCGCGGCGTGCCGCCGCCTGAGGTAATGGAAGCGATGATGGAGCCGAAAAAATAA
- a CDS encoding YolA family protein, with protein sequence MTKKFALPIFISMLAFMSTNAYSQENKEPGSAQPENKVQFALAAADASGDAMPVKLSEVSLPALESQGVLSVASGGDSLAPKGPQLAPAPALSRVAIYAVGSSNCDWEYMTILGQLSTTCDHGGQLLRVAVQEIGYGASPFAWMNGGLLPQSANYTNQSICIVGNNYVWPCPAGYTVVGWMKYYNLDGQQSGKFQFQDTSINAPFNTLSTSILIK encoded by the coding sequence ATGACGAAGAAATTCGCATTACCGATTTTTATATCAATGCTTGCATTCATGAGTACAAATGCTTATTCGCAAGAAAATAAAGAGCCGGGATCCGCGCAGCCGGAAAATAAAGTGCAGTTTGCATTAGCAGCCGCTGACGCATCTGGCGATGCAATGCCGGTGAAGCTGAGTGAAGTTTCATTGCCGGCCCTGGAAAGCCAGGGCGTTCTATCCGTCGCCAGCGGCGGCGACTCGCTCGCTCCGAAAGGTCCACAGCTGGCACCGGCCCCAGCTTTGTCGCGCGTTGCTATCTATGCAGTTGGTTCTTCGAATTGCGACTGGGAGTATATGACGATTCTCGGTCAACTTTCGACGACCTGTGATCACGGCGGCCAACTACTCAGGGTAGCGGTACAAGAAATCGGCTATGGCGCCAGTCCCTTTGCCTGGATGAATGGCGGACTCTTGCCACAGTCGGCAAATTATACAAATCAATCAATTTGCATAGTCGGAAACAATTATGTTTGGCCATGTCCTGCTGGATACACGGTAGTCGGATGGATGAAATATTATAATCTTGACGGCCAGCAGAGCGGAAAATTCCAATTCCAGGACACCTCCATCAATGCGCCATTCAATACCTTAAGTACCAGCATCCTCATCAAATAA